One Actinopolymorpha sp. NPDC004070 DNA segment encodes these proteins:
- a CDS encoding DUF1330 domain-containing protein → MPTYAIANLQVAGYHPDIAEYIERIQGTLDPFNGRFLVHATQHEVIEGSWQGGVVMIEFPSLADAHEWYDSPAYQEILHLRTDHIPGDVIFVEGVSEGYDPAKTAAAMRAANEGGAGQE, encoded by the coding sequence ATGCCGACGTACGCCATCGCCAACCTGCAGGTCGCGGGATACCACCCGGACATCGCGGAGTACATCGAGCGGATCCAGGGCACTCTCGACCCGTTCAACGGCCGCTTCCTGGTGCACGCCACCCAGCACGAGGTGATCGAGGGCTCGTGGCAGGGCGGCGTGGTCATGATCGAGTTTCCGAGCCTCGCGGACGCGCACGAGTGGTACGACTCCCCGGCCTACCAGGAGATCCTCCACCTGCGCACCGACCACATCCCCGGTGACGTGATCTTCGTCGAGGGCGTGTCGGAGGGCTACGACCCGGCGAAGACCGCGGCCGCGATGCGCGCGGCGAACGAGGGCGGGGCCGGGCAGGAGTAG
- the larB gene encoding nickel pincer cofactor biosynthesis protein LarB, with amino-acid sequence MTSPAPDDAGRTPRPDHATEATRLTEPDPGFVDLGYARLDTDRLTRTGDPEVVYGAGKTPDQVVDLLRHLHTAHPDRAALATRLDATALDRVRAAFPEARLDEVAGTATLGPPPTPVGLVCVLAAGTSDARVAREAVHTVEAYGAGVRTITDVGVAGVHRLLAAKEEFDDADCLIVVAGMEGALPSVVGGLTGVPLVAVPTSVGYGASFGGLAALLGMLNSCAPGVVVCNIDNGFGAGVFAARVARRAHAGRASSAAPNGEAPNGAAPNGEVSNGAAR; translated from the coding sequence ATGACTTCGCCCGCCCCCGACGACGCCGGCCGAACCCCCCGGCCCGATCACGCCACCGAGGCCACCCGGCTCACCGAGCCCGACCCCGGGTTCGTCGATCTCGGATACGCCCGGCTGGACACCGACCGGCTCACCCGTACCGGCGACCCGGAGGTCGTCTACGGCGCCGGCAAGACCCCCGACCAGGTGGTCGACCTGCTGCGCCACCTGCACACCGCGCACCCCGACCGGGCCGCGCTCGCCACCCGGCTCGACGCCACGGCGCTGGACCGGGTGCGCGCCGCGTTCCCGGAGGCCCGGCTGGACGAGGTGGCCGGCACGGCGACGCTCGGCCCGCCGCCCACCCCGGTGGGTCTGGTGTGCGTACTCGCCGCCGGCACCTCCGACGCGCGGGTGGCCCGCGAGGCCGTGCACACGGTCGAGGCCTACGGCGCGGGAGTTCGCACCATCACTGACGTCGGTGTCGCGGGAGTGCACCGACTGCTCGCCGCGAAGGAGGAGTTCGACGATGCCGACTGCCTCATCGTCGTCGCCGGGATGGAGGGCGCGCTGCCGTCCGTCGTCGGCGGGCTGACCGGGGTGCCGCTGGTGGCGGTCCCGACGAGCGTGGGGTACGGCGCGTCGTTCGGCGGCCTCGCGGCACTGCTCGGAATGCTCAACTCCTGCGCGCCCGGCGTCGTCGTCTGCAACATCGACAACGGCTTCGGCGCGGGCGTGTTCGCGGCCCGGGTGGCCCGGCGGGCGCACGCCGGCCGCGCGTCCTCGGCTGCTCCCAACGGCGAGGCACCGAACGGAGCCGCACCCAACGGCGAGGTATCGAACGGAGCCGCCCGGTGA
- the larC gene encoding nickel pincer cofactor biosynthesis protein LarC, whose protein sequence is MSRIGWLDCASGASGDMLLGALVAAGVPLDVLTHAVDAVAPEKIRLRPESVVRNGLAATLVHVEGTDSTHHRTWADVRSLLDAAGLPEQVSRSAHATFEALAHAEARVHDTTPESIHFHEVGALDAIADVVGVCAGLAHLGLDRLVVSPVAVGSGFVRAAHGRLPVPVPAVVELLAAAGAPSYAGEIDGTPVGELCTPTGAALLVAHATAYGPQPPMRVAAQGFGAGTRETPGRANAVRLLVGEPAPEVWTAGSAGAAASPGESTQLVVESNVDDLDPRVWPAVLTQLLEAGAADAWLTPILMKKGRPAHTLAVLVDPDRYDAVCEVVFTQTSAIGVRSHTVRKRPLEREFRILELPGGTVRLKVATYAGQVVNAQPEYDDVLALAELTGRPVKTVLAQAAAAAQEHL, encoded by the coding sequence GTGAGCCGAATCGGCTGGCTGGACTGCGCGTCCGGCGCCAGCGGCGACATGCTGCTCGGCGCGCTGGTCGCTGCCGGCGTACCCCTCGACGTCCTCACCCACGCCGTCGACGCCGTGGCGCCGGAGAAGATCCGGCTCCGCCCGGAGAGCGTCGTCCGCAACGGCCTGGCCGCGACCCTGGTGCACGTCGAGGGCACCGACTCCACCCACCACCGGACCTGGGCCGACGTGCGTTCGCTGCTGGACGCCGCCGGCCTGCCCGAGCAGGTGAGCCGGTCCGCGCACGCGACGTTCGAGGCGCTGGCGCACGCCGAGGCGCGGGTGCACGACACGACGCCGGAGTCCATCCACTTCCACGAGGTGGGCGCGCTGGACGCGATCGCCGACGTCGTGGGGGTGTGCGCGGGGCTGGCCCACCTCGGCCTGGACCGGCTGGTCGTGTCGCCGGTCGCGGTCGGGTCGGGGTTCGTCCGGGCCGCGCACGGCCGGCTGCCGGTGCCGGTGCCCGCGGTGGTGGAGTTGCTGGCCGCCGCCGGCGCGCCGTCGTACGCCGGGGAGATCGACGGAACTCCCGTCGGTGAGCTGTGCACTCCGACCGGCGCGGCACTGCTGGTCGCGCACGCCACGGCGTACGGCCCACAGCCGCCGATGCGGGTGGCCGCGCAGGGCTTCGGCGCCGGCACCCGCGAGACGCCCGGCCGCGCGAACGCCGTCCGCCTCCTGGTCGGCGAGCCCGCCCCGGAGGTGTGGACGGCGGGATCCGCCGGCGCGGCGGCCTCCCCGGGTGAGTCGACCCAGCTCGTTGTGGAGTCCAACGTCGACGACCTGGACCCGCGGGTGTGGCCGGCGGTGCTGACCCAGCTGCTGGAGGCCGGGGCTGCGGACGCCTGGCTGACCCCGATCCTGATGAAGAAGGGCCGCCCGGCGCACACCCTCGCGGTGCTGGTCGACCCCGACCGGTACGACGCGGTGTGCGAGGTGGTCTTCACCCAGACCTCCGCGATCGGCGTACGCAGCCACACCGTGCGCAAACGCCCACTGGAGCGGGAGTTCCGTATCCTCGAACTCCCCGGCGGCACGGTGCGCCTGAAGGTCGCGACGTACGCCGGGCAGGTGGTCAACGCCCAGCCGGAGTACGACGACGTGCTCGCGCTGGCCGAACTCACCGGCCGCCCCGTCAAGACGGTGCTGGCGCAGGCCGCCGCCGCCGCGCAGGAACACCTGTGA
- the aroA gene encoding 3-phosphoshikimate 1-carboxyvinyltransferase, which produces MTDVAIPGSKSLTARALFLAACADGTSVLHRPLWSDDTEAFAAGLAALGYDVDVRPDRCTVRGSATGPPARGAEVFCRDAGTAARFLPTLGTLGHGEFAFDGSEQLRRRPLGPLVGALAGLGVDVRAEEREGHLPVTVRGAGLKGGALTLDAGLSSQFLTGLLLAAPLMTEGLEVTVTDLVSVPYVEMTLAMMRRFGVEATRAGNTFTVPPGRYRATEYAVEPDASTASYFLAAAALTGRSVTVPGLGADALQGDVRFAEVLGRMGADVTLTADSVTVTGPERLTGVTVNMRDISDTMPTLAAIAPFADGPVRIEDVYNTRVKECDRLDACAANLARLGVRVETGRDWIQVWPGTPRAAEIDCRGDHRIAMSFGVTGLRTPGLTLDDPGCVKKTFPEFHEVLAELVRKWNAGS; this is translated from the coding sequence GTGACGGACGTCGCGATCCCGGGGTCGAAGTCGCTCACCGCCCGTGCGTTGTTCCTCGCGGCCTGCGCCGACGGCACGTCGGTGCTGCACCGGCCGCTGTGGTCGGACGACACCGAGGCGTTCGCCGCCGGCCTGGCCGCGCTGGGTTACGACGTCGACGTACGCCCGGACCGGTGCACGGTGCGGGGCAGTGCGACCGGCCCGCCCGCCCGCGGTGCGGAGGTGTTCTGCCGGGACGCCGGGACGGCCGCGAGGTTCCTGCCCACGCTGGGCACCCTCGGGCACGGCGAGTTCGCCTTCGACGGTTCGGAGCAGTTGCGCCGCCGCCCGCTCGGCCCCCTGGTCGGCGCGCTTGCCGGGCTCGGAGTCGACGTACGTGCCGAGGAGCGTGAGGGGCACCTTCCGGTCACCGTCCGCGGCGCCGGGCTGAAGGGCGGCGCGCTCACCCTCGACGCCGGGCTGTCGTCGCAGTTCCTCACCGGACTGCTGCTGGCCGCGCCGCTGATGACCGAGGGCCTCGAGGTCACCGTGACCGACCTGGTGTCGGTGCCGTACGTCGAGATGACGCTGGCGATGATGCGGCGGTTCGGGGTGGAGGCGACGCGGGCCGGCAACACGTTCACGGTGCCGCCGGGCCGCTACCGAGCCACCGAGTACGCCGTGGAGCCGGACGCGTCGACGGCGAGCTACTTCCTCGCCGCGGCCGCGCTGACCGGCCGCTCGGTGACCGTTCCCGGGCTCGGCGCGGACGCGCTGCAGGGTGACGTGCGGTTCGCCGAGGTGCTGGGCCGGATGGGCGCGGACGTGACGCTGACCGCGGACTCGGTCACCGTCACCGGACCGGAGCGGCTGACCGGCGTCACGGTCAACATGCGCGACATCTCCGACACGATGCCGACGCTGGCCGCGATCGCGCCGTTCGCCGACGGGCCGGTGCGGATCGAGGACGTCTACAACACCCGGGTGAAGGAGTGCGACCGGCTGGACGCCTGCGCGGCCAACCTGGCCCGGCTCGGCGTGCGGGTGGAGACCGGCCGGGACTGGATCCAGGTGTGGCCGGGCACCCCGCGGGCGGCCGAGATCGACTGCCGCGGCGACCACCGGATCGCGATGAGCTTCGGCGTCACCGGCCTGCGGACGCCGGGCCTGACGCTGGACGACCCGGGGTGTGTGAAGAAGACGTTCCCGGAGTTCCACGAGGTGCTCGCCGAGCTGGTCCGGAAGTGGAACGCCGGCAGCTGA
- a CDS encoding nitroreductase family deazaflavin-dependent oxidoreductase has product MTDRATHAELADRLTVDLTTTGRRSGRPLRVEIWWFHVDGRFVITGTPGPRHWYANVLADPHVTVHVDGRDLPALALPVTDPLARRRVFTDPRTGWYREQADLEELVRTSPMIELEFTEPAATRPGPQAQAQAPDE; this is encoded by the coding sequence ATGACCGACCGCGCCACCCACGCCGAGCTCGCCGACCGGTTGACCGTCGACCTCACCACGACAGGACGCCGCAGCGGGCGGCCGCTGCGGGTGGAGATCTGGTGGTTCCACGTGGACGGCAGGTTCGTCATCACCGGGACGCCGGGCCCTCGGCACTGGTACGCGAACGTCCTCGCGGACCCACACGTCACCGTCCACGTCGACGGCCGCGATCTGCCGGCGCTCGCCCTGCCGGTCACCGATCCGCTGGCCCGGCGCCGGGTGTTCACCGACCCGCGGACCGGGTGGTACCGCGAGCAGGCCGACCTCGAGGAGCTCGTGCGAACCTCGCCGATGATCGAGCTGGAGTTCACCGAGCCAGCGGCGACTCGGCCCGGGCCACAGGCGCAGGCTCAGGCACCGGACGAGTAG
- a CDS encoding fructosamine kinase family protein, whose translation MARQASIAQHIEELLGTAVVATNPVAGGDVCVATRARLGDGRSVFVKARPGAPDDFFPTEAAHLAWLASAGEGAAAIPAVLGVGQECLVLEWLEAGRPTPEAAEQLGQALAATHRSGAASFGGQADGYIGALPQPNEPADTWAAFYARNRVEPYLRTAFNRGRLQADDANAICAVLDHIDDHAGPPEPPARIHGDLWSGNIVWALDGEPRLVDPAAHGGHRETDLAMLALFGTPHLDRLVAAYDEVFPLADGWRDRVALHQLHPLLTHAAAFGGGYGARAGQAARSLTAALATRDTVTEA comes from the coding sequence ATGGCTCGGCAGGCAAGCATCGCTCAGCACATCGAGGAGCTCCTCGGCACCGCGGTCGTGGCGACCAACCCCGTGGCCGGCGGCGACGTCTGCGTCGCCACCCGCGCCCGGCTCGGCGACGGCCGCAGCGTCTTCGTCAAGGCACGGCCAGGCGCACCCGACGACTTCTTCCCGACCGAGGCCGCCCACCTCGCATGGCTGGCCTCCGCCGGGGAGGGCGCGGCCGCCATCCCCGCGGTGCTCGGCGTCGGCCAGGAGTGCCTCGTCCTGGAGTGGCTGGAGGCGGGGCGGCCCACGCCGGAGGCGGCCGAGCAACTCGGCCAGGCGCTCGCGGCCACCCACCGCAGCGGCGCCGCGTCGTTCGGCGGACAGGCGGACGGCTACATCGGCGCGCTGCCGCAGCCGAACGAGCCGGCCGACACCTGGGCCGCGTTCTACGCCCGCAACCGCGTCGAGCCGTACCTCCGGACCGCGTTCAACCGAGGCCGGCTGCAGGCCGACGACGCGAACGCCATCTGCGCGGTCCTGGACCACATCGACGACCACGCCGGTCCGCCCGAGCCGCCCGCGCGGATCCACGGCGACCTGTGGTCGGGCAACATCGTCTGGGCGCTGGACGGCGAGCCGCGGCTGGTCGACCCGGCCGCGCACGGCGGGCACCGGGAGACCGACCTGGCGATGCTGGCGTTGTTCGGTACGCCGCACCTGGACCGGCTGGTCGCCGCGTACGACGAGGTGTTCCCGCTGGCCGACGGCTGGCGCGACCGGGTCGCGCTGCACCAGCTCCATCCGCTGCTCACCCACGCGGCCGCGTTCGGTGGGGGGTACGGCGCCCGCGCCGGACAGGCCGCCCGGTCCCTCACCGCGGCCCTCGCCACCCGGGACACGGTGACCGAGGCCTGA
- a CDS encoding low molecular weight protein-tyrosine-phosphatase yields MQLPPPRDPSAYHLSLVCLGNICRSPIAAVVVRQQLAEAGLTAVRVDSAGLGGWHVGEGMDPRSARVLVASGYDADEVSAHRAQQFDRDWFAGRDLVLGMDDANLDGLRRLAGPGDRHRVGLFGWFGRNVNEIPDPYTASGEAFDKVLEMVEEAAAGLVAELGSLLAPAD; encoded by the coding sequence GTGCAGCTACCTCCGCCCCGCGATCCGTCCGCGTACCACCTGAGCCTGGTCTGCCTGGGCAACATCTGCCGGTCACCGATCGCGGCGGTGGTCGTACGGCAGCAGCTCGCCGAAGCCGGGCTCACCGCGGTCCGGGTGGACAGCGCCGGCCTCGGTGGCTGGCACGTCGGCGAGGGAATGGACCCGCGTTCGGCCCGTGTACTGGTCGCCTCGGGGTACGACGCGGACGAGGTGTCCGCGCACCGGGCACAGCAGTTCGACCGCGACTGGTTCGCCGGCCGCGACCTGGTGCTCGGCATGGACGACGCCAACCTCGACGGCCTGCGCCGCCTCGCCGGGCCCGGCGACCGGCACCGGGTGGGGCTGTTCGGCTGGTTCGGACGGAACGTCAACGAAATCCCCGACCCCTACACGGCGAGCGGCGAGGCGTTCGACAAGGTGCTCGAGATGGTCGAGGAGGCGGCCGCCGGTCTGGTCGCCGAACTCGGCTCGCTGCTCGCACCTGCGGACTGA
- a CDS encoding PadR family transcriptional regulator: MTRHTPPFARALPYAVPVAAAALRAAAARRACGPAGPGFGPQTFGATGFEPPGPHHPGGEFADAGEYDVPGDPAEHLRGHFHGAHGEHGEHEGRGGGRGRGGRGRGGGRGRGGGFGPGGFGPGGGPGGFGGFGFGGPGGPGGWGRGGWGPPFGPGRGPRARRGDVRSGILHLLADTGRPMHGYEMIRELAERSGGAWRPSAGSIYPTLQLLEDEGLVSSTEEGGKRSYALTDAGREHVATREGQAPWEEFAEPADSPWHELRNAGMGLAAAAMQGAQVADENQLARIVDTLYEARSKIYRILGEDQPRGDADGVAEEDEDD; encoded by the coding sequence ATGACTCGGCACACCCCACCTTTCGCCCGGGCACTTCCCTACGCCGTGCCGGTGGCCGCGGCCGCGCTGCGGGCAGCCGCCGCCCGACGGGCTTGCGGCCCGGCGGGCCCTGGCTTCGGCCCCCAGACGTTCGGGGCCACCGGTTTCGAACCGCCGGGCCCACACCACCCGGGCGGTGAGTTCGCAGACGCCGGCGAGTACGACGTCCCGGGCGACCCGGCGGAACACCTCCGCGGCCACTTCCACGGAGCGCATGGAGAACACGGAGAACACGAAGGCCGCGGCGGAGGTCGCGGACGTGGCGGACGGGGACGTGGCGGCGGACGCGGGCGTGGCGGGGGCTTCGGCCCCGGCGGCTTCGGTCCTGGCGGCGGCCCCGGAGGATTCGGCGGCTTCGGCTTCGGCGGCCCGGGTGGCCCCGGCGGCTGGGGTCGCGGCGGCTGGGGCCCGCCCTTCGGTCCCGGCCGTGGCCCGCGGGCGCGTCGCGGTGACGTCCGGTCCGGAATCCTCCACCTGCTCGCCGACACCGGCCGGCCGATGCACGGCTACGAGATGATCCGGGAACTCGCCGAACGCAGCGGCGGCGCCTGGCGCCCCAGTGCGGGCTCGATCTACCCCACGCTGCAGTTGCTGGAGGACGAGGGCCTGGTCAGCTCCACCGAGGAGGGCGGGAAGCGGTCCTACGCCCTGACCGACGCCGGCCGCGAGCACGTGGCCACCCGCGAGGGTCAGGCGCCGTGGGAGGAGTTCGCCGAGCCGGCCGACTCGCCGTGGCACGAGCTGCGCAACGCCGGGATGGGCCTGGCGGCCGCCGCGATGCAGGGCGCCCAGGTCGCCGACGAGAACCAGCTCGCCCGGATCGTCGACACGCTGTACGAGGCCCGGTCGAAGATCTACCGGATCCTCGGCGAGGACCAGCCGCGCGGCGACGCGGACGGGGTGGCAGAAGAGGACGAGGACGACTGA
- a CDS encoding DUF3159 domain-containing protein, protein MRADRDARDVRADEVDQGDTHHSDDSDSLADVLGGWEASVDAALPPVAFVAGWLLTGNSVGWGVAAALAVGVAVAAFRWSRGARPRAVLLGLLGVAVAAVVVLRTGRAADFFLVQLATNAASGLAWIVSIAVRRPLLGIVVGAALRQRGRWRRDPDLLKAYRAASWVWVGQYAVRVSVFGALYAADAVLALAAARAALTWPLVAACVAVSAWVLRRSLPAGHPGFRRPRVEDS, encoded by the coding sequence GTGCGGGCAGACAGGGACGCCAGGGACGTGCGGGCAGACGAGGTAGACCAGGGCGACACCCACCATTCCGACGATTCGGACTCGCTGGCCGACGTGCTCGGCGGCTGGGAGGCCTCCGTCGACGCCGCGCTGCCGCCGGTGGCGTTCGTGGCCGGCTGGCTGCTCACCGGCAACTCGGTGGGATGGGGCGTCGCCGCCGCGCTGGCGGTCGGGGTCGCGGTGGCGGCGTTTCGGTGGTCGCGTGGTGCCCGCCCGCGCGCCGTCCTGCTCGGGCTGCTCGGGGTCGCGGTCGCCGCCGTGGTCGTACTCCGTACCGGCCGGGCCGCCGACTTCTTCCTGGTCCAGCTCGCCACCAACGCCGCCAGCGGGCTGGCCTGGATCGTCAGCATCGCGGTTCGCCGGCCGCTGCTCGGCATCGTCGTGGGTGCCGCGCTCCGGCAGCGCGGGCGCTGGCGACGTGACCCCGACCTGTTGAAGGCGTACCGCGCGGCCTCCTGGGTGTGGGTCGGTCAGTACGCCGTACGGGTGAGTGTCTTCGGCGCGCTGTACGCCGCCGACGCGGTGCTCGCCCTCGCGGCCGCCCGGGCCGCGCTCACCTGGCCGCTGGTCGCGGCGTGTGTCGCGGTGAGCGCGTGGGTGCTGCGGCGCTCGCTCCCGGCCGGACATCCGGGCTTCCGGCGTCCCCGCGTCGAGGATTCCTGA
- the hisC gene encoding histidinol-phosphate transaminase, with product MTDPSTGPRLRKALQGIPSYKPGRPAAAATDRPTYKLSSNENPFPPLPALTEAAHEASRVMNRYPDLACGRLVGALSDRLDVPPSHFATGTGSVALLYHLLQATCEPGDEVIYAWRSFEAYPIAAQVAGATRIEVPLTTGARHDLPAMAAAITDRTRVVIVCTPNNPTGPVVTHQELADFCAQVPRDVLIVVDEAYLQFVRDPEAADGLALYREYPNVCVLRTFSKAYCLANFRVGFAIAHDPVAEALRVCTPPFAVSSVAEEAALAALACENELLEQVEVLVKERTRVAEGLRALGFDVPTTEANFSWLPLGADTQAFARACEEGGVVVRPFGDEGCRVSVGEPAANDLFLELAGRWASRAN from the coding sequence ATGACCGACCCGTCGACCGGACCTCGCCTGCGCAAAGCCCTCCAGGGCATCCCGTCGTACAAGCCGGGCCGCCCGGCAGCGGCGGCCACCGACCGGCCGACGTACAAACTGTCCAGCAACGAGAACCCGTTCCCGCCGCTGCCCGCTCTCACCGAGGCCGCGCACGAGGCCAGCCGGGTGATGAACCGCTACCCCGACCTCGCCTGCGGCCGGTTGGTCGGCGCGCTGTCGGACCGGCTCGACGTCCCGCCGAGCCACTTCGCCACGGGCACGGGTTCGGTGGCGCTCCTCTACCACCTGCTCCAGGCGACCTGCGAGCCCGGCGATGAGGTGATCTACGCCTGGCGTTCCTTCGAGGCGTACCCGATCGCGGCGCAGGTCGCCGGCGCCACCAGGATCGAGGTGCCGCTGACCACCGGTGCGCGGCACGACCTTCCCGCGATGGCCGCCGCGATCACCGACCGGACCCGCGTCGTGATCGTCTGTACGCCGAACAACCCGACCGGCCCGGTGGTCACGCACCAGGAGCTGGCCGACTTCTGCGCCCAGGTCCCGCGCGACGTGCTGATCGTGGTCGACGAGGCCTACCTGCAGTTCGTCCGCGACCCGGAGGCGGCCGACGGGTTGGCGTTGTACCGCGAGTACCCGAACGTCTGCGTGCTTCGGACCTTCTCCAAGGCGTACTGCCTGGCCAACTTCCGGGTCGGGTTCGCGATCGCGCACGACCCGGTGGCCGAGGCGCTGCGGGTGTGCACCCCGCCGTTCGCGGTCTCCAGCGTCGCGGAGGAGGCGGCCCTGGCGGCGCTGGCCTGCGAGAACGAACTCCTGGAGCAGGTCGAGGTGCTGGTCAAGGAGCGCACCCGGGTGGCCGAGGGGCTGCGCGCGCTCGGTTTCGACGTACCCACCACCGAGGCCAACTTCAGCTGGCTCCCGCTCGGCGCCGACACGCAGGCGTTCGCCCGGGCGTGTGAGGAAGGTGGCGTCGTGGTCCGGCCGTTCGGCGACGAGGGGTGCCGGGTGAGCGTCGGCGAACCCGCCGCCAACGACCTTTTCCTGGAACTCGCCGGCCGCTGGGCGTCCCGAGCCAACTGA
- a CDS encoding GNAT family N-acetyltransferase — translation MGDVAADLCGLTRDHGGPALRVTALVRDRQHRVLLLRRSDQAPRPGTWEPVVADVPAGATVGEALRHAVGRATGWTVRAVEPILEPLRGPIGGPIAGPAPNGSGRTGRPVRRELRFLVTAADPAAGSAADPAAGPDLAHTDHDAFTWAGLGDTAWVRSPELVAEPGLAETVVKAARTRLTRRLRLEPIGPEHGMDLWRLHASPEVAGWLGGAWTQESARRSVLRLRAGWDAVGFGTWAAYDRADGELVGRGGVSPYTLDGRSTHEIGWTVRPDHWGRGYATEIGAAGLLLAFTELGAREVVAFTLPHNTRSRAVMDRLGMRFAREVPHAGTSHVLYVVRPAAVTLPGQMRPEVQPGLAVSPGRLGFSGASGCSNPLS, via the coding sequence ATGGGGGACGTCGCGGCGGACCTGTGCGGGCTGACCCGTGACCATGGCGGGCCCGCACTGCGGGTGACCGCGCTCGTCCGTGATCGGCAGCACCGGGTCCTGCTGCTCCGACGTTCCGACCAGGCACCGCGGCCCGGCACCTGGGAGCCCGTCGTCGCCGACGTACCGGCCGGCGCGACCGTTGGTGAGGCCCTCCGCCACGCGGTCGGCCGGGCGACCGGCTGGACCGTCCGCGCGGTCGAGCCGATCCTCGAACCGCTCCGCGGGCCGATCGGCGGCCCGATCGCCGGGCCGGCGCCGAACGGCTCAGGTCGTACGGGCCGGCCGGTCCGCCGCGAGCTCCGCTTCCTGGTCACCGCGGCAGACCCCGCCGCTGGGTCCGCGGCGGACCCCGCCGCTGGGCCCGACCTCGCGCACACCGACCACGACGCGTTCACCTGGGCCGGACTCGGCGACACCGCATGGGTGCGGTCGCCGGAGCTCGTGGCCGAACCCGGCCTGGCCGAGACGGTGGTGAAGGCCGCGCGTACCCGGCTGACCCGGAGGCTGCGGCTGGAGCCGATCGGTCCCGAACACGGGATGGACCTGTGGCGCCTGCACGCCAGTCCGGAGGTGGCGGGCTGGCTCGGCGGCGCGTGGACGCAGGAGTCCGCCCGGCGAAGCGTGCTGCGCCTGCGGGCCGGTTGGGACGCGGTGGGGTTCGGCACGTGGGCCGCCTACGACCGTGCCGACGGCGAACTCGTCGGCCGTGGCGGAGTCTCTCCGTACACCCTCGACGGCCGTTCGACGCACGAGATCGGGTGGACGGTACGCCCGGATCACTGGGGCCGCGGGTACGCCACCGAAATCGGTGCGGCCGGACTGCTGCTCGCCTTCACCGAGCTCGGGGCCCGGGAAGTGGTCGCCTTCACGTTGCCGCACAACACGCGTTCACGTGCGGTGATGGACCGGTTGGGGATGCGCTTCGCCCGTGAGGTCCCGCACGCCGGGACCAGTCACGTGCTGTATGTCGTACGTCCGGCGGCAGTGACACTGCCTGGCCAGATGCGGCCAGAAGTCCAACCGGGGTTGGCGGTCTCCCCCGGGCGTCTCGGTTTCTCCGGTGCGAGCGGTTGTTCGAACCCATTATCCTGA